The window AAAACAATTAAAAAAGTTGCGGTAAGTCCAATTATTAACGCAATCCAGATATCATTTTTTGCTGCTTGTGCTGAACCAAGCACCAATGAACTACCAGATATAAACAATATCAGCATACTAATGCCTTGACGACTGGACAGAATTTCCTTTTTCATCTGATCACCACATTTTCTATTTTGGTTCGATATTGAATAAGGTACCAATTACAGCATCAAGACCCTTGGATACCTGTGGCAATGGGACTCCTGCACTGTAGAGTATACTGAGTATGAATGTTGTGCCAAAGAAGATAACGTATATGACCAATTCCTTTGTTTTTTTATTTCGGACTAATGGTACAATTTCTGTCACCCCAATATACGCAAATATAAGGATGACAATTATTATTTGTATATACATTGAATCACCTTTTTCTCATCCATCATGTCACAGATTATATGGATTTTTTTCGATTTCTTTTTTTGGAAATAAGCTTGCCTCGAATGTCTAAATACCACCAGGGTGCTCGAATATAGCTGTCTTTAGCCCCTGATAAATCTTCAATAGAGTTCATGTCCAACATATAGGGCATACCAAAGCTTCGAATGGAGAATAGATGCAAGTATAAATAAATCACGCCAAAAATATAGCCGTATAACCCTAAGAACGATGCTAATAATACAAAAGCAATTCTGATAAATATGGTTGCATTGGCCATTTTGGGCAATAAGAAATTGGATATACCTGTAATACCGATGATGATGATCATAGGCTGGCTAACTAACCTGGCTTGAACAGCTGCTTGACCCACAACAAGGGCACCAACAATACTAATAGCAGAACCACTGTATTTGGAAATCCGAATGCCGGACTCACGTATCAATTCAAAGATAATAATCATCACCAGAGCTTCTAAAAATGTAGGAAACGGAATACCTTGCCGTGCTTCATAGATACTCAGTAAAAGCGGTGTTGGTACCAGTTCTTGGTGGTAATTAATAAGGGCAATATACAATGCGGGTACACTGGTTGTAAGAAAAAATGATAAATACCTTAATAAACGATTAAATGTAGCAAAATAGTAATTTTGATAATAGTCTTCATCCACTTGAAAATATTCAAGAAATAAAAAAGGTGCGGTGATAGCCGTTGGCGACCCATTACATATGATGGCAACACGCCCTTCTAATAACTTGCCACAAACCGTATCTGGCCGTTCTGTACTGTAAAGGGTTTTAAAAAGAGACATGGGTTCATCTGTGATAAACTCTTCTATATAACCCGTGTCTAAAATACCATCAATATCTATTTTATCGAGTCTTCTCTCAACTTCTTTAATGATGTCTTTTTTGACGATGCCATCCACATAGCATATACAAATCTTGGTCTTCGTCACATTCCCAATTTCTCGAAATTTAAATTTCAGATTTTTATTAACGATCCGCCGTCTAATGAGGGCAAGATTGGAATAGATCACCTCATTGAACCCTTCTCTTGGCCCCCTGATAATGGTTTCTGAAATAGGTTCTGTAATATTCCTTGTTTTCCACTCCAACGTATTGAGAATACCTGCATCTGCAAATCCATCGATGAGTAAAATGCTTTTGCCAATATATAGATTCTCAACCAATTGCGTATAATCGCTGCATTTC is drawn from Vallitalea pronyensis and contains these coding sequences:
- a CDS encoding spore germination protein, coding for MNKKSKPLSKILSKSIKLFKDDFVDDDSIVYREFENENSRKKFCLLYVKGMINDEVMTENIFKPLMSEKLKKHENNPDFVEYIINRITTVNEVKKCSDYTQLVENLYIGKSILLIDGFADAGILNTLEWKTRNITEPISETIIRGPREGFNEVIYSNLALIRRRIVNKNLKFKFREIGNVTKTKICICYVDGIVKKDIIKEVERRLDKIDIDGILDTGYIEEFITDEPMSLFKTLYSTERPDTVCGKLLEGRVAIICNGSPTAITAPFLFLEYFQVDEDYYQNYYFATFNRLLRYLSFFLTTSVPALYIALINYHQELVPTPLLLSIYEARQGIPFPTFLEALVMIIIFELIRESGIRISKYSGSAISIVGALVVGQAAVQARLVSQPMIIIIGITGISNFLLPKMANATIFIRIAFVLLASFLGLYGYIFGVIYLYLHLFSIRSFGMPYMLDMNSIEDLSGAKDSYIRAPWWYLDIRGKLISKKRNRKKSI